One Oncorhynchus tshawytscha isolate Ot180627B unplaced genomic scaffold, Otsh_v2.0 Un_scaffold_530_pilon_pilon, whole genome shotgun sequence DNA window includes the following coding sequences:
- the cartl gene encoding cocaine- and amphetamine-regulated transcript-like produces MDSSGVLLRLLCIGLMSVMCRGQASHEVSAEDFGAQNSAAAAEKELVDAMEALLVKMQSHLPSNEKRGMIPPCGMGDRCALRHGPRIGKLCDCGRVSSCNSFLLKCL; encoded by the exons ATGGATAGCTCAGGAGTGCTGCTCCGACTGCTGTGTATCGGTCTGATGTCCGTTATGTGCCGAGGACAGGCGTCACATGAAGTTTCCGCAGAGGACTTTGGCGCGCAGAACTCTGCCGCGGCCGCAGAGAAAGAACTT GTGGATGCGATGGAGGCTCTTCTAGTGAAGATGCAGAGCCATCTGCCTTCTaatgagaagagagggatgatcCCTCCT tGTGGTATGGGCGACCGGTGTGCCTTGAGGCATGGACCCCGCATTGGGAAGCTCTGTGACTGTGGCAGAGTCAGCAGCTGCAACTCCTTCCTCCTCAAATGTCTCTAA